In Treponema primitia ZAS-2, a genomic segment contains:
- a CDS encoding transketolase, with protein MDKEKLAHLKTQAKEIRKLTIEEIGTLGSGHIGGAMSIADVLALLYFHRMKIDPAQPRLKDRDQLVVSKGHAGPAVYSALALKGYFPLDWLKTLNQGGTKLPSHCDRNLTPGIDMTAGSLGQGFSAALGIALGLRIDKSPARVYTIIGDGESDEGQIWEAALFGAAHHLSNVTAFTDYNKQQLDGYTKDVLDLGDLVAKWTSFGWYTLEVDGHDIQALDEAVEKTLAEKDKPSMIIMNTIKGKGCNFAEGVEKNHSMAFDLAKAQEAISALYAKE; from the coding sequence ATGGATAAAGAAAAATTGGCCCATTTAAAGACCCAGGCCAAGGAAATTCGGAAATTGACAATTGAAGAAATCGGAACCCTGGGCTCCGGTCATATCGGGGGGGCCATGTCCATTGCGGACGTGCTGGCCCTGCTGTATTTTCACCGTATGAAAATTGATCCCGCCCAGCCCCGGTTGAAGGACCGGGATCAGCTGGTGGTTTCCAAGGGCCACGCAGGCCCGGCGGTTTACTCCGCCCTGGCCCTGAAGGGGTATTTCCCCCTGGATTGGCTTAAAACCCTCAATCAGGGGGGGACCAAGCTGCCCAGCCACTGTGACCGGAACCTGACTCCCGGAATTGACATGACCGCCGGTTCCTTGGGGCAGGGATTTTCCGCAGCCTTGGGCATAGCTCTGGGGCTCAGGATCGACAAAAGCCCTGCCCGGGTGTATACGATCATCGGGGATGGTGAGTCCGACGAAGGCCAGATCTGGGAAGCTGCGCTTTTCGGAGCGGCACACCATCTTTCAAATGTTACGGCCTTTACGGATTACAACAAGCAGCAGCTTGACGGGTATACCAAGGACGTCCTTGATCTGGGTGATCTTGTTGCAAAATGGACAAGCTTCGGCTGGTACACCCTGGAGGTGGACGGTCATGATATACAGGCCCTGGATGAGGCGGTTGAAAAAACCCTGGCAGAGAAGGACAAGCCTTCGATGATCATCATGAACACCATCAAGGGTAAGGGCTGTAACTTTGCCGAAGGGGTTGAGAAAAACCACAGTATGGCCTTTGACCTTGCCAAAGCCCAAGAAGCCATAAGCGCCCTGTACGCAAAGGAGTAA
- a CDS encoding 5-deoxy-glucuronate isomerase: MQIPHKPPFNRGYTPLSPRGGATANMLMDFGVIKLLPGDSYQSNSDTDERVWLLSEGSAKISWEGGEKEISRPNLFDYSPWCLSVPAKNQVTIKAGSEGAEFYYTATDNPKPIKPKLFTPEECKSEFRGEGTMRETSTRVVRTVFDDTNRPESNLVIGEVIGVPGKWSSYPPHHHPQPEIYHYRFLPAHGFGLTAIGDTPYIIKDKDTILIREGEIHPQVTAPGYAMWYLWVIRHIEGAHYGPATNTPIFIEEHKWVMGPQDKIWQPKK; encoded by the coding sequence ATGCAAATACCGCACAAACCGCCGTTTAACCGGGGCTACACCCCCCTTTCACCCCGGGGCGGGGCTACCGCGAACATGCTCATGGATTTTGGGGTCATCAAGCTCCTGCCCGGGGACAGCTACCAGAGCAACTCGGACACCGATGAGCGGGTCTGGCTCCTGTCGGAAGGAAGCGCAAAGATCAGCTGGGAAGGCGGAGAAAAAGAAATTTCCCGGCCCAACCTCTTTGATTATTCTCCCTGGTGCCTTTCAGTTCCTGCAAAAAACCAGGTGACCATCAAGGCCGGCAGCGAGGGGGCTGAATTTTACTACACCGCAACGGACAACCCCAAGCCCATCAAGCCAAAGCTCTTCACCCCCGAGGAATGTAAAAGCGAATTCCGGGGTGAAGGCACCATGCGGGAAACCTCTACCCGGGTGGTCAGAACCGTCTTTGATGACACCAACCGGCCTGAATCAAACCTGGTTATCGGAGAAGTTATCGGAGTTCCCGGAAAGTGGTCTAGCTACCCGCCCCATCACCACCCCCAGCCGGAGATTTACCATTACCGGTTCCTCCCGGCCCATGGGTTCGGCCTGACCGCTATCGGGGACACTCCCTATATCATCAAAGACAAGGACACTATCCTCATACGGGAAGGGGAGATACATCCCCAGGTTACCGCCCCGGGCTATGCCATGTGGTACCTTTGGGTAATACGCCACATAGAGGGCGCCCACTACGGCCCTGCCACCAATACGCCTATATTTATAGAAGAACACAAGTGGGTAATGGGACCGCAAGACAAGATCTGGCAGCCCAAAAAATAA
- a CDS encoding LacI family DNA-binding transcriptional regulator, with the protein MIGIKDIAKKVGMSPSTVSRVVNGKKYVNTEKREQILKLIEETGYVPNKAARSMVLQRSFTVGIVIPDTFNMFQRQLFSIIERHLESFGYHTLFFYIKFDGASEKECLNRLKSEKLDGIILLQEIRDSTFYETLRHLQLPLVTATFSFSGIPSIHVDEEQAAMDAVNHLIGLGHHKINMISGSGFTFGKQRVDGYYKALEAAGIELDESRVVTAQYYTAEFGMYGMRELLLRNRDFSAIFAGTDDLAIGVMRVLKDEGLRVPEDVSVVGFDDIEIAAYMIPRLTTVRQPLGELGEQTALALHRAILGNNGLKQELVLPYKLIIRESTARIN; encoded by the coding sequence ATGATAGGTATTAAAGATATAGCAAAAAAAGTTGGAATGTCTCCCTCAACAGTTTCACGGGTGGTAAACGGAAAAAAGTATGTAAATACCGAAAAGCGGGAACAAATCCTGAAGTTAATAGAAGAAACCGGGTATGTGCCGAATAAGGCTGCCAGAAGCATGGTTCTGCAGCGCAGTTTTACCGTGGGAATTGTGATTCCCGATACCTTTAATATGTTTCAGCGGCAGCTTTTTTCAATTATAGAGCGGCATCTGGAATCCTTTGGATATCATACCCTGTTTTTTTATATAAAATTTGACGGCGCCAGTGAAAAAGAATGCCTGAACCGGTTAAAGTCAGAAAAGCTAGACGGGATCATCCTGCTTCAGGAGATTAGGGATAGTACTTTTTATGAAACCCTCAGACACCTACAGCTTCCCCTGGTTACCGCAACCTTTAGCTTTTCCGGTATTCCTTCCATACATGTTGATGAGGAACAGGCGGCAATGGACGCAGTGAATCATCTTATTGGCCTTGGTCATCATAAAATCAATATGATAAGCGGCAGTGGTTTTACTTTTGGCAAACAGCGGGTGGACGGGTATTATAAAGCCCTGGAAGCGGCGGGAATAGAGCTGGACGAGAGCCGGGTGGTTACTGCCCAGTACTATACTGCAGAATTTGGTATGTATGGAATGCGGGAGCTGCTGCTCCGGAACAGGGATTTTTCCGCTATTTTTGCCGGAACCGATGATTTAGCCATAGGGGTCATGCGGGTTTTGAAGGATGAGGGCCTCCGGGTTCCCGAGGATGTTTCGGTAGTGGGATTTGATGATATTGAAATTGCGGCATATATGATCCCCCGCTTAACTACCGTACGTCAGCCCTTGGGGGAATTGGGAGAACAAACCGCCTTAGCCTTGCACCGGGCAATACTCGGAAATAATGGATTGAAACAGGAACTGGTTCTTCCCTATAAATTGATAATCCGTGAGTCAACGGCGCGGATAAATTGA
- a CDS encoding sugar ABC transporter substrate-binding protein — protein sequence MKTNKLVGVMVCLLFAVSVSGVFAGGQQGGTTAAKSGQITVAAVLKTTVSPYWQTVVSGLKDGAKEHNVNLIGPLGPPTEDAVEEQINMIQSVISQKPDVLVVSPSQPPATIRVLQQARDAGIKVILVDTPMPEGFNDYATFIGTTNYTAGVDAANMIIASGKVAKGAKIVLLEGAPGNPSMTQRCDGAEKTFTDAGYVIASRQPAYSDKERAFTVMQNILQTTPDVAAVFSANDDQALGAWRALNQAGKGSVVVIGVDGTRDALNAILADQLYGSMGQNSYGMGTLAIENAIKLVNGETIEKGIDSGTIKLTKDNAQNQIAFLDKIGG from the coding sequence ATGAAGACCAACAAATTAGTTGGAGTAATGGTGTGTTTACTGTTCGCAGTAAGCGTATCCGGCGTGTTCGCAGGAGGCCAGCAGGGTGGTACTACTGCTGCCAAAAGCGGACAGATAACCGTAGCGGCGGTGCTCAAGACGACAGTGTCTCCCTATTGGCAGACTGTTGTTTCTGGTCTGAAAGACGGCGCCAAAGAACACAATGTGAACCTGATCGGTCCCCTCGGGCCGCCCACGGAAGATGCGGTTGAGGAACAGATCAACATGATCCAGAGCGTTATTTCCCAGAAACCGGATGTGCTGGTGGTTTCTCCGTCCCAGCCCCCGGCTACTATCAGGGTGTTGCAGCAGGCGAGGGATGCGGGTATTAAGGTTATCCTTGTGGATACTCCCATGCCTGAGGGCTTCAATGATTATGCAACCTTTATCGGTACCACCAACTACACCGCCGGTGTGGATGCGGCGAACATGATCATCGCTTCCGGTAAGGTCGCCAAGGGCGCTAAAATCGTCCTGCTCGAAGGGGCTCCCGGTAACCCGTCCATGACCCAGCGCTGTGACGGTGCGGAAAAGACCTTTACCGATGCCGGTTATGTGATTGCTTCCCGTCAGCCCGCGTATTCCGACAAGGAACGGGCCTTCACGGTTATGCAGAACATACTCCAGACCACCCCGGATGTGGCCGCAGTATTCTCCGCCAACGATGATCAGGCCCTTGGCGCCTGGCGGGCCCTGAATCAGGCCGGCAAAGGCAGCGTGGTTGTTATCGGCGTGGACGGCACCCGAGATGCGCTGAATGCGATACTTGCGGATCAGCTGTATGGTTCCATGGGACAGAATTCCTATGGCATGGGTACCCTGGCTATCGAAAATGCGATCAAACTGGTTAACGGCGAGACGATTGAGAAGGGCATTGATAGCGGTACGATCAAACTGACCAAGGACAATGCTCAGAATCAGATTGCATTCCTTGATAAGATTGGCGGCTGA
- a CDS encoding TIM barrel protein — MLTRKRIALNRIISPSQGLEGFVKFSAGLGLSQIELRNDLPGKSNIGDIIDGLSPTEALRISRGEGVRFITINALQKFNLPAKRSACLGELEQLLDLAAAIECPALVLCPNNDKGDTRSPKQKYLDTVEALQEYGPLFVKYGIAAYVEALGFGISSLASLPAIVRAIKASGYGCYRVLLDTFHHYIGPDDEHIFGMDGLGASYELLYTGLVHISGVEDDIPVEKYLDSNRVLVGPGDKMHNKELIQRLDALGYLGTFSYEPFGPAVQKLSPDQLSAALKASFEYLGVK, encoded by the coding sequence ATGTTGACCAGGAAACGTATTGCCTTAAACCGAATTATTTCTCCCTCCCAAGGACTGGAAGGGTTTGTAAAATTTAGCGCCGGGTTGGGACTTTCTCAGATAGAGCTTCGTAATGATCTGCCGGGGAAATCAAACATAGGGGATATTATTGATGGGTTAAGCCCTACTGAAGCCCTGAGGATAAGCCGGGGAGAAGGGGTTAGGTTCATTACGATTAATGCCCTGCAGAAATTCAACCTTCCCGCTAAGCGGTCCGCCTGTCTTGGGGAACTGGAACAACTTTTGGATCTGGCGGCGGCCATTGAATGTCCGGCCCTGGTGCTTTGCCCCAATAATGATAAGGGGGATACCCGATCTCCGAAGCAAAAGTACTTGGATACTGTAGAGGCTCTGCAAGAGTATGGCCCCCTTTTTGTCAAATACGGTATAGCCGCTTATGTTGAAGCCCTGGGGTTTGGAATCTCTTCCCTGGCGTCCCTGCCGGCTATTGTCCGCGCTATCAAAGCATCGGGCTATGGTTGTTATCGGGTGCTCTTGGATACCTTTCACCATTATATAGGTCCGGATGATGAGCATATATTCGGCATGGACGGGCTGGGCGCTTCCTATGAGCTGCTCTATACAGGGTTAGTACATATTTCCGGGGTTGAAGACGATATTCCCGTAGAAAAATACCTGGACAGTAACCGTGTTCTTGTGGGCCCCGGGGATAAAATGCACAATAAAGAACTGATACAAAGACTGGATGCTTTGGGATATTTGGGAACCTTCTCTTACGAACCCTTTGGCCCGGCGGTACAGAAATTGTCTCCGGATCAATTATCCGCAGCCTTGAAAGCCAGTTTTGAATACCTAGGGGTTAAATAA
- the iolG gene encoding inositol 2-dehydrogenase: MADRLKIGIVGAGRIGKIHIENIARFIPQAKLEGLADIMLTPEQEAWAKGLGARIVSKNPQDLFKDPEINAVIICSSTDTHADLTVAAAQAGKHIFCEKPIDLTVSKVRAALDAAKKAGVKLQIGFNRRFDHNFARVRKYTLDGAIGDVQLVKITSRDPAPPPIAYVKVSGGIFMDMMIHDFDMARFQAGSEITEVYAAGAVLVDPEIGKAGDIDTAIVTLKFANGAIGVIDNSRKAAYGYDQRVEVFGSKGAAQAENDLPNTVKLSNETSVSAEKPLYFFLERYKQAFVDEMISFTDSILNNKPIAVTGEDGLANMYAALAALKSVKEKRPVSIEEIKAQ; the protein is encoded by the coding sequence ATGGCTGATAGATTAAAGATTGGAATTGTCGGAGCCGGACGGATCGGCAAGATACACATTGAGAACATTGCCCGTTTTATACCCCAGGCCAAGCTGGAAGGGTTAGCGGATATCATGCTCACCCCGGAACAGGAAGCCTGGGCCAAAGGGCTCGGCGCCCGGATCGTCTCTAAGAATCCCCAGGATCTGTTTAAGGACCCGGAAATAAACGCGGTGATCATCTGTAGTTCTACCGATACTCATGCGGACCTTACGGTTGCCGCAGCCCAGGCGGGAAAGCATATTTTCTGCGAAAAACCTATAGATTTGACCGTAAGCAAGGTTCGGGCCGCCCTGGACGCGGCAAAAAAGGCGGGGGTTAAGCTCCAGATCGGGTTTAACCGCCGGTTCGACCATAACTTTGCCCGTGTCCGGAAATACACCCTGGATGGCGCAATCGGCGATGTCCAACTGGTTAAGATCACTTCCCGGGACCCCGCACCGCCCCCCATTGCCTATGTTAAGGTCTCCGGGGGAATATTCATGGATATGATGATCCACGATTTCGACATGGCCCGATTCCAAGCGGGCAGTGAGATCACCGAAGTGTACGCCGCAGGGGCGGTCCTGGTTGATCCGGAAATCGGCAAGGCCGGAGACATAGACACCGCCATCGTTACCCTGAAATTTGCCAACGGCGCCATCGGGGTTATCGACAATTCCCGGAAGGCCGCCTATGGCTATGACCAGCGGGTGGAAGTTTTTGGATCTAAGGGGGCTGCCCAGGCTGAAAATGACCTGCCGAATACGGTAAAGCTGTCCAACGAAACCAGCGTCTCCGCAGAGAAACCTCTCTACTTTTTCCTAGAACGGTACAAGCAGGCCTTTGTGGACGAGATGATTTCCTTTACTGACTCCATCCTGAACAACAAGCCTATTGCCGTAACCGGCGAAGACGGGCTGGCGAATATGTACGCTGCCCTGGCGGCGCTTAAATCGGTTAAGGAAAAACGGCCTGTTTCAATAGAAGAAATTAAGGCCCAATAA
- a CDS encoding ABC transporter permease, translating into MAENQEAVKAGVGKKSFVGGLKENLYSFGIVLSLVLLCIILTILSPRFLTVDNLMNVASQASVNAIVSIGLFLAILTSGIDLSVGSILALSTMGMGILAVKLGLNPIFSLFMCLLFGTLLGYINGLMLTKLRLPHPFISTMGMKQMARGIALAITAAQPISGFHPSIDFLGSNRVGPVPVSLFLVAFLYIVMYLFLTRTATGRYIYAVGGNKEASRLSGINVNGILNLVFTISGFMAALAGIVLVGRVDSAYPLAGMDYESDAIAAVIIGGASFFGGIGKIGNTIVGVLIIAVLRNGLNLLNVNSALQTFTIGAVIIVAVFVDVLRQRVMKAR; encoded by the coding sequence ATGGCTGAAAATCAAGAGGCGGTTAAGGCGGGAGTGGGAAAGAAATCGTTTGTGGGCGGGCTGAAGGAAAACCTGTACAGTTTCGGAATCGTATTAAGCCTTGTTTTGCTTTGTATTATTCTGACAATCCTGTCCCCCCGTTTCCTGACCGTTGACAATTTAATGAATGTCGCGTCCCAGGCATCGGTAAACGCTATTGTTTCCATCGGTTTGTTCCTGGCGATTTTGACATCCGGCATTGACCTGTCGGTGGGTTCCATCCTCGCCCTTTCCACCATGGGCATGGGCATATTGGCGGTTAAGTTGGGGCTGAACCCGATTTTTTCTCTGTTCATGTGTCTCCTTTTCGGTACCCTGTTGGGGTATATAAACGGGTTAATGCTTACCAAGCTGCGCCTTCCCCACCCCTTTATATCCACCATGGGCATGAAGCAGATGGCCCGGGGAATAGCCCTGGCCATTACCGCCGCCCAGCCCATAAGCGGTTTTCATCCTTCCATTGACTTCCTCGGGAGCAACCGGGTGGGGCCGGTTCCTGTATCCCTTTTCCTGGTAGCGTTTTTATACATTGTTATGTACCTTTTTTTAACCCGCACCGCCACGGGGCGTTATATCTACGCCGTTGGGGGTAATAAGGAAGCAAGCCGACTTTCGGGTATCAATGTGAACGGTATTCTCAACCTGGTGTTTACCATCAGCGGTTTCATGGCGGCCCTGGCCGGTATAGTCCTGGTCGGTCGGGTGGATTCCGCCTACCCCCTGGCGGGAATGGATTACGAATCCGATGCCATCGCTGCGGTTATTATAGGCGGCGCCAGTTTCTTTGGTGGTATCGGCAAGATCGGTAATACTATTGTAGGCGTTCTTATTATCGCGGTGTTGCGGAACGGACTCAATTTGCTTAACGTAAATTCGGCATTGCAAACTTTTACTATCGGCGCAGTTATTATCGTGGCGGTATTTGTCGATGTGCTTCGTCAACGGGTTATGAAAGCCAGATAA
- a CDS encoding LacI family DNA-binding transcriptional regulator: MISIKDIARQSGTSVSTVSRVVNEKSHVHPKKRELILKIIEETGYAPNKAARSMVLQRSFTVGLMIPDIFNLFQQQLFSMIERHLESLGYHTLFFLIKDDEASEEECLSRLRKEKLDGVILFGRIKKQEIYEFIEREKLPAIAATCCYNGIPSVMVNDKQAAFEGVCHLVSLGHRRIALIDGPDFYFSSDRMDGYCQALAAAGVVGDEKRMIQVRHQTADFGMEGMRELLNRGRDFSAVFAVTDEIAIGAVRVLRDAGLRVPEDISVMGFDDISMASYVVPRLTTIQQPISEMGKQTAQLIHHYINGDSTLISNVVLPHKLIIRESTAAVSDDTSAGDRQDL, encoded by the coding sequence ATGATCAGTATCAAGGATATCGCGAGGCAGTCCGGAACCTCCGTTTCTACCGTTTCCCGGGTGGTAAATGAAAAAAGCCATGTGCACCCGAAAAAGCGGGAACTGATCCTCAAAATAATTGAAGAAACCGGGTATGCCCCTAATAAAGCGGCCAGGAGTATGGTGCTGCAGCGGAGTTTTACCGTTGGGTTAATGATCCCCGATATTTTTAACCTGTTTCAGCAGCAGCTTTTTTCAATGATTGAACGCCACTTGGAATCCCTCGGGTATCATACCCTGTTTTTTTTGATAAAGGACGATGAGGCCAGCGAAGAAGAATGTCTCAGCCGTCTGCGGAAGGAAAAACTGGATGGGGTGATCCTGTTCGGGCGAATTAAAAAACAGGAAATTTACGAGTTTATTGAACGGGAAAAACTTCCAGCCATCGCCGCTACCTGTTGTTATAACGGAATCCCCTCGGTAATGGTCAATGATAAACAGGCTGCCTTTGAAGGGGTATGTCATTTAGTCAGCCTGGGGCACCGCAGGATAGCTTTAATTGATGGTCCGGATTTTTATTTCAGCTCCGATCGTATGGATGGTTACTGTCAGGCCCTTGCTGCGGCAGGAGTTGTGGGGGATGAAAAACGGATGATACAGGTCCGCCACCAGACTGCCGATTTCGGCATGGAGGGTATGCGGGAACTGCTGAACCGGGGCAGGGATTTTTCCGCTGTTTTCGCAGTTACCGACGAAATAGCCATAGGCGCTGTCCGGGTTTTACGGGATGCGGGCCTCCGGGTTCCCGAGGATATTTCGGTGATGGGGTTTGATGATATCAGTATGGCAAGTTATGTGGTCCCCCGGCTTACCACGATACAACAGCCCATAAGTGAAATGGGAAAACAAACGGCCCAGCTCATACACCATTATATAAACGGGGATAGTACCCTGATATCCAATGTGGTACTTCCCCATAAACTGATAATCCGTGAGTCGACAGCTGCGGTTAGTGATGATACATCCGCCGGGGACAGGCAAGATCTTTGA
- a CDS encoding sugar ABC transporter ATP-binding protein: MADNTIFKLAGISKRFPGVIALDSVDLEIKAGEVHGLVGENGAGKSTLIKIITGAHAPDEGDIFFNGQKLGSINPHYSMSLGIACIYQELNQIPHMTVAENIYLGREKLRTKFLSIINRDEMKKRSREVLSSLGLDIDPALNVGALGVGRQQMVEIARAVQAEARLIIMDEPTASLSARESEELLRITRFLKEKGVSVIYISHRLDEVKAICDRITILRDGKTVTTVNNADITIDEMVKGMVGRDIAQKYPKLKVPLGKELLRAEHLTRKGVFEDVSFVIHSGEVVGFAGLVGAGRTETVRALTGADPLDSGKVFVDGKEVHIRNPRDSIQAGIAFLTEDRKAQGLILIQDIEFNSTIVNLRKYVKHIFLNLKAAKADAEKMVQELRTRTPTVTMPAGNLSGGNQQKVVIAKWLLSKAKIFIIDEPTRGIDVGAKVEVYNLINQLVKDGAAVLMISSEMDECIGMSDRIVVMHEGHVTAELSGDKVTQENVMYAASGIAEQEKGSA, encoded by the coding sequence TTGGCGGATAACACGATATTTAAGCTTGCCGGAATTTCAAAAAGATTTCCCGGGGTCATAGCTTTGGATTCGGTGGATCTGGAAATTAAGGCAGGGGAAGTTCACGGCTTGGTAGGTGAGAATGGCGCCGGAAAATCAACCCTGATCAAAATAATTACGGGAGCCCACGCGCCGGATGAAGGGGATATTTTTTTTAACGGACAGAAACTTGGAAGCATCAACCCCCATTATTCAATGTCTCTGGGCATAGCCTGTATTTACCAGGAATTGAACCAGATACCCCACATGACGGTGGCGGAAAATATTTACCTGGGCCGGGAAAAACTCAGGACCAAATTTTTAAGTATCATTAACCGTGATGAAATGAAAAAGCGTTCCCGGGAAGTGCTCTCTTCCCTAGGGCTTGATATTGATCCGGCCCTGAATGTGGGGGCCCTGGGGGTCGGCAGGCAGCAGATGGTGGAAATCGCCCGGGCGGTTCAGGCGGAAGCCAGGCTGATCATCATGGATGAACCCACTGCCAGTCTGAGCGCCCGTGAATCAGAAGAACTGCTGCGGATCACCCGTTTTCTTAAAGAGAAGGGTGTTTCCGTTATCTATATCTCCCACCGCTTGGACGAAGTTAAGGCGATCTGTGATCGCATAACGATTCTGCGGGATGGGAAAACGGTTACCACGGTTAATAACGCCGACATCACCATTGATGAGATGGTCAAAGGCATGGTGGGCCGTGATATTGCCCAGAAGTATCCCAAGCTTAAGGTGCCGTTAGGCAAAGAATTGCTCCGGGCGGAACATCTTACACGGAAGGGCGTTTTTGAAGATGTCTCTTTCGTGATCCACTCAGGCGAGGTGGTCGGGTTTGCAGGGCTGGTTGGCGCAGGACGGACAGAAACGGTGCGGGCCCTTACCGGCGCGGATCCCCTGGACAGTGGTAAGGTTTTTGTGGATGGAAAGGAAGTCCATATCCGCAATCCCCGGGATTCAATCCAGGCGGGTATTGCCTTCCTCACTGAAGATCGCAAAGCCCAGGGGCTCATTCTTATTCAGGATATTGAATTCAATTCAACCATTGTGAATCTGCGGAAGTATGTCAAGCATATCTTCCTGAACCTCAAGGCAGCCAAAGCGGACGCCGAAAAAATGGTGCAGGAACTCCGTACCCGTACCCCCACTGTTACCATGCCCGCAGGAAACCTGAGCGGCGGGAATCAGCAGAAGGTGGTTATCGCCAAATGGCTGCTTTCCAAGGCTAAGATATTCATCATCGATGAGCCGACCCGGGGTATTGATGTGGGTGCCAAGGTTGAAGTCTATAACCTTATCAACCAGCTGGTAAAAGACGGAGCCGCGGTTCTTATGATAAGTTCCGAGATGGATGAATGTATCGGTATGTCCGATAGAATCGTTGTTATGCACGAAGGGCATGTTACCGCAGAGCTGAGCGGCGACAAGGTTACCCAGGAAAATGTAATGTACGCAGCTTCCGGTATTGCAGAACAGGAAAAGGGAAGCGCATAG